The Trichomycterus rosablanca isolate fTriRos1 chromosome 15, fTriRos1.hap1, whole genome shotgun sequence genome contains a region encoding:
- the LOC134328371 gene encoding histone H2B-like, whose product MILFKNPKSAPKKGSKKTVTKTAVKGGKKRRKSRKESYAIYVYKVMKQVHPDTGISSKAMGIMNSFVNDIFERIAGESSRLAHYNKRSTITSREIQTAVRLLLPGELAKHAVSEGTKAVTKYTSSK is encoded by the exons ATGAT tttatttaaaaaccctAAGTCCGCGCCCAAGAAGGGCTCCAAAAAAACCGTCACCAAGACCGCCGTCAAAGGAGGCAAGAAGCGCAGAAAGTCCAGGAAGGAGAGCTACGCTATCTACGTGTACAAGGTCATGAAACAGGTCCACCCTGATACCGGGATCTCCTCCAAGGCTATGGGCATCATGAACTCCTTCGTCAACGACATTTTCGAGCGTATCGCTGGTGAGTCCTCTCGTCTGGCTCACTACAACAAGCGCTCCACCATTACCTCCAGGGAGATCCAGACCGCCGTGCGCCTGCTGCTTCCCGGTGAGCTGGCCAAGCACGCCGTGTCCGAGGGTACCAAGGCCGTCACCAAGTACACCAGCTCCAAGTAA
- the LOC134329061 gene encoding histone H3-like → MARTKQTARKSTGGKAPRKQLATKAARKSAPATGGVKKPHRYRPGTVALREIRRYQKSTELLIRKLPFQRLVREIAQDFKTDLRFQSSAVMAFYNILQM, encoded by the coding sequence ATGGCAAGAACCAAGCAGACCGCGCGTAAATCCACCGGTGGTAAAGCGCCGAGGAAGCAGCTCGCCACTAAGGCTGCCCGCAAGAGCGCCCCGGCTACTGGCGGTGTGAAGAAACCTCACCGTTACAGGCCAGGTACCGTGGCTCTGCGTGAAATCCGCCGTTATCAGAAGTCCACTGAGCTGCTCATCCGCAAGCTGCCCTTCCAGCGCCTGGTTAGAGAGATCGCTCAGGACTTTAAGACCGATCTGCGCTTCCAGAGTTCTGCCGTCATGgcattttacaacattttacaaatgtaa